In Pseudonocardia sp. C8, one genomic interval encodes:
- a CDS encoding (2,3-dihydroxybenzoyl)adenylate synthase → MPVDTEIPPTPPSFPLERAEAYRRRGLWTGETLGEALHRAARAHPGRTALVTVEGRLTHAELDERAAAFGAGLLARTSLRAGDRVMFQLGNELETVVAYYGCIRAGVVPVCTLPQHGEREIGRLAEHTGARGHLVQADFRNRDLVGLGQRLQREIDVLDTLIVTRGDAPGTAHAYAGILDAGDERRAREELAAAAIDPDGLVVLQLSGGTTGLPKVAPRRHEEYVYNSRIWAEVLEMTEESVLLHPLPIMHNAGTAAALQPAHLVGGTCVVAPDAEPGRLFDLIAAERVTVVPVVPPAVAIRMLEHERAGHADVSSIRRFVLGGQRPSADLIERLERELGIRALQMFGMAEGMFLYTPPDAPEQARLSTVGTPISPADEVRVLDVTGEGEVPDGELGELACRGPYTINGYYRAAGHNATAFTSDGFYRTGDLVTRHVLDGRAFYAIDGRIKDVINRGAEKIHAEEVEELLVRHPDVRNAAVVAMPDPVLGERVCACLVTAEGAGAPTVDSLGRFLLDQGLAKFKLPERVEVFDAFPLTNVGKVSKKDLRAGVEEKIEKEKAVS, encoded by the coding sequence ATGCCGGTCGATACCGAGATCCCGCCGACCCCGCCGTCCTTCCCGCTCGAACGCGCCGAGGCCTACCGGCGCCGCGGGCTGTGGACGGGCGAGACGCTGGGGGAGGCGCTGCACCGGGCGGCGCGGGCGCATCCGGGCCGGACCGCACTGGTCACCGTCGAGGGCCGGCTGACCCACGCCGAGCTGGACGAGCGGGCCGCGGCCTTCGGGGCCGGGCTGCTGGCGCGCACCTCGCTGCGCGCCGGTGACCGGGTCATGTTCCAGCTCGGCAACGAGCTCGAGACCGTGGTCGCCTACTACGGCTGCATCCGGGCCGGGGTCGTCCCGGTCTGCACCCTGCCCCAGCACGGGGAGCGGGAGATCGGCCGGCTCGCCGAGCACACCGGGGCGCGCGGCCACCTCGTGCAGGCCGACTTCCGCAACCGTGACCTCGTCGGACTCGGGCAACGGCTGCAGCGCGAGATCGACGTCCTGGACACGCTGATCGTGACCCGGGGCGACGCACCCGGGACCGCGCACGCCTACGCCGGGATCCTCGACGCGGGTGACGAGCGGCGGGCCCGCGAGGAGCTGGCCGCGGCCGCGATCGATCCGGACGGGCTGGTGGTGCTCCAGCTCTCCGGCGGCACCACCGGGCTGCCGAAGGTCGCCCCGCGCCGGCACGAGGAGTACGTCTACAACTCCCGGATCTGGGCCGAGGTGCTCGAGATGACCGAGGAGTCGGTGCTGCTGCACCCGCTGCCGATCATGCACAACGCGGGTACCGCGGCTGCACTGCAGCCCGCCCACCTCGTCGGGGGGACCTGCGTCGTCGCGCCCGACGCCGAGCCGGGCCGGCTGTTCGACCTGATCGCCGCGGAGCGGGTCACCGTCGTCCCGGTGGTGCCGCCCGCGGTCGCGATCCGGATGCTGGAGCACGAGCGGGCCGGGCACGCCGACGTCAGCAGCATCCGGCGGTTCGTGCTCGGCGGCCAGCGCCCGAGCGCGGACCTGATCGAGCGCCTGGAGCGCGAGCTCGGCATCCGGGCACTGCAGATGTTCGGGATGGCCGAGGGGATGTTCCTCTACACCCCGCCCGACGCGCCCGAGCAGGCCCGCCTGAGCACCGTCGGCACCCCGATCTCGCCCGCCGACGAGGTCCGGGTCCTGGACGTCACCGGAGAGGGCGAGGTGCCGGACGGCGAGCTCGGGGAGCTGGCCTGCCGCGGTCCGTACACCATCAACGGCTACTACCGGGCCGCCGGGCACAACGCCACGGCGTTCACCTCGGACGGCTTCTACCGCACCGGTGACCTGGTGACCCGGCACGTCCTCGACGGCCGGGCGTTCTACGCGATCGACGGCCGGATCAAGGACGTCATCAACCGCGGCGCGGAGAAGATCCACGCCGAGGAGGTCGAGGAGCTGCTCGTGCGGCACCCGGACGTGCGCAACGCGGCCGTGGTGGCCATGCCCGACCCCGTCCTCGGCGAGCGGGTCTGCGCCTGCCTGGTGACCGCCGAAGGTGCGGGGGCGCCGACCGTCGACTCGCTCGGCCGGTTCCTGCTGGACCAGGGACTGGCGAAGTTCAAGCTGCCCGAGCGGGTCGAGGTGTTCGACGCGTTCCCCCTGACCAACGTCGGGAAGGTCTCGAAGAAGGACCTGCGGGCCGGCGTCGAAGAGAAGATCGAGAAGGAGAAGGCCGTCTCATGA
- a CDS encoding FAD-dependent monooxygenase, whose translation MRLDSIAVLGGGPGGLYAARLLKLAHPDAVVRVHEQGTPETTFGFGVAVAGRTQRNLEEADPATQRDIIAAGRPHDMRMLVDGRAARVHNGPLIGIARPELLAVLDRHARAAGVELCYGERRRLEELDADLVVVADGVSSQTRTDHAEDFGAEVEVAGGLYLWAGADFALETAIFAPVTTGHGTFVTHAYPYAPDRSTFLIETDEATWRAAGFDATTEATAPDASDTTALAYLQDAFAEHLDGHHLIGNRTRWLRFRTVHCTRWTRGNAVLLGDAAHTAHYSVGSGTKLAMEDAIALRDAIAEAGDLPTALAAYESVRRPQVERLQELARRSRLWWDSFPRRTHLPVDQLMLAYMTRTGNVGLQRFAGTNPEIVRRGLAGFAGADPAEVPADDVVEWVLARPLRHGDRRRDGRVLAPAERDRLSTPAPDVAAAPAGADLARVPVTLGDPWSPDADTLVKNLNDLVLAGWRGVWLTGPADRGSVLTRLDLGERVRAETGGLVVVDGPASCRDDLAAGVVAGRADLVCPLPPADTSPNTFEEDHRA comes from the coding sequence ATGAGGCTCGACAGCATCGCCGTCCTCGGCGGCGGCCCCGGCGGCCTGTACGCCGCGCGCCTGCTCAAGCTCGCCCATCCGGACGCGGTCGTGCGGGTGCACGAGCAGGGCACCCCGGAGACGACCTTCGGGTTCGGGGTCGCGGTCGCCGGCCGCACCCAGCGCAACCTCGAGGAGGCCGACCCCGCCACGCAGCGGGACATCATCGCCGCCGGCCGCCCGCACGACATGCGGATGCTGGTCGACGGCCGGGCCGCGCGGGTGCACAACGGACCGCTGATCGGCATCGCCCGCCCGGAGCTGCTCGCCGTGCTCGACCGGCACGCGCGGGCCGCCGGCGTCGAGCTGTGCTACGGCGAACGCCGCCGGCTCGAGGAGCTCGACGCCGACCTGGTCGTCGTCGCCGACGGGGTGAGCAGCCAGACCCGCACCGACCACGCCGAGGACTTCGGCGCCGAGGTCGAGGTCGCCGGCGGGCTCTACCTGTGGGCCGGGGCGGACTTCGCGCTCGAGACCGCGATCTTCGCCCCGGTCACGACCGGGCACGGCACGTTCGTCACCCACGCCTACCCGTACGCCCCCGACCGCAGCACCTTCCTCATCGAGACCGACGAGGCCACCTGGCGCGCGGCGGGCTTCGACGCGACCACCGAGGCGACCGCCCCGGACGCCTCCGACACCACCGCGCTGGCCTACCTGCAGGACGCGTTCGCCGAGCACCTCGACGGCCACCACCTCATCGGCAACCGGACCCGCTGGCTGCGCTTCCGCACCGTGCACTGCACGCGCTGGACCCGCGGCAACGCCGTGCTGCTCGGCGACGCCGCGCACACCGCGCACTACTCGGTCGGGTCCGGCACCAAGCTCGCGATGGAGGACGCGATCGCCCTGCGCGACGCGATCGCCGAGGCCGGCGACCTGCCCACCGCGCTGGCCGCCTACGAGAGCGTGCGCCGCCCCCAGGTCGAGCGGCTCCAGGAACTGGCCCGGCGCAGCCGGCTGTGGTGGGACTCCTTCCCGCGCCGCACCCACCTGCCCGTCGACCAGCTGATGCTCGCCTACATGACCCGGACCGGGAACGTCGGGCTGCAGCGCTTCGCCGGCACCAATCCCGAGATCGTCCGCCGGGGGCTCGCCGGGTTCGCCGGCGCCGACCCGGCGGAGGTGCCGGCCGACGACGTCGTCGAGTGGGTGCTGGCCCGCCCGCTGCGTCACGGCGACCGTCGCCGGGACGGCCGGGTCCTGGCTCCGGCCGAGCGCGACCGGCTCAGCACCCCGGCCCCGGACGTCGCCGCGGCACCGGCCGGTGCGGACCTGGCCCGCGTCCCGGTCACGCTCGGCGATCCCTGGAGCCCGGACGCCGACACGCTGGTCAAGAACCTGAACGACCTGGTCCTCGCCGGGTGGCGCGGGGTCTGGCTCACCGGACCGGCCGATCGGGGGAGCGTGCTGACCCGCCTCGACCTCGGCGAGCGGGTCCGCGCCGAGACCGGCGGACTGGTCGTCGTCGACGGGCCCGCGTCGTGCCGCGACGACCTCGCCGCCGGGGTCGTCGCCGGCCGCGCCGACCTGGTCTGCCCCCTGCCGCCCGCCGACACGTCACCGAACACCTTCGAGGAGGACCACCGTGCCTGA
- a CDS encoding VOC family protein, producing the protein MPDDSIRTEHRVQGVDHAAFPTFDPAATVRFYRDTLKFPVVHSICAAGWGPEDHPDFIHFFFDIGNDDRIAFFYYFGVDRAVAGDPGPAKGDVYARFAADVPDFFVRSRHLAIHVDTEEDLLEYRRRLDESAWPCEMQVKHETIESIYTHDPNGYMVEITRALRPVTPQEDLDAELTIEALCEVADGPDPSLEKLLTRKAELIVERAAGWEAPADPAEVTT; encoded by the coding sequence GTGCCTGACGACAGCATCCGCACCGAGCATCGTGTGCAGGGCGTGGACCACGCCGCATTCCCGACCTTCGACCCGGCCGCGACCGTCCGCTTCTACCGCGACACCCTGAAGTTCCCGGTCGTGCACTCGATCTGCGCGGCCGGATGGGGCCCGGAGGACCACCCGGACTTCATCCACTTCTTCTTCGACATCGGCAACGACGACCGGATCGCGTTCTTCTACTACTTCGGCGTCGACCGGGCCGTCGCCGGGGACCCCGGGCCGGCCAAGGGCGACGTGTACGCCCGGTTCGCCGCCGACGTGCCGGACTTCTTCGTGCGCTCGCGGCACCTGGCCATCCACGTCGACACCGAGGAGGACCTGCTCGAGTACCGGCGGCGCCTCGACGAGAGCGCCTGGCCGTGCGAGATGCAGGTCAAGCACGAGACCATCGAGTCGATCTACACCCACGACCCGAACGGGTACATGGTCGAGATCACCCGCGCGCTGCGCCCGGTCACCCCGCAGGAGGACCTCGACGCGGAGCTGACCATCGAGGCCCTCTGCGAGGTCGCGGACGGGCCCGACCCGTCGCTGGAGAAGCTGCTCACCCGCAAGGCCGAGCTGATCGTCGAACGGGCCGCGGGCTGGGAGGCCCCGGCCGACCCGGCCGAGGTGACGACGTGA
- a CDS encoding maleate cis-trans isomerase yields the protein MTGSPDRPHHRIGLVVPSSNVTVETEMPALLQRHREATFSFHSTRMRMHTVSPEELRAMNAQRGRCIDEIGDAGVDAVLYACLVALMAQGHTDGVGEHERTEQAATAQLAARGFGAHVVSSAGALVHALRATGAERVALVMPYLRPVAELVVGYLEAEGVTVTDWRALEVADNAQVGCLPGHRVLGAARALDLAGADALVLSACVQMPSLPLVQAAEDEFGLPVLSAATAGAFTLLDRLGLAVDLPGAGRLLTRDAKVGA from the coding sequence ATGACCGGCTCACCGGACCGGCCGCATCACCGGATCGGGCTCGTCGTCCCCAGCTCGAACGTGACCGTCGAGACGGAGATGCCGGCCCTGCTGCAGCGCCACCGGGAGGCGACGTTCTCCTTCCACTCCACCCGGATGCGCATGCACACGGTCTCGCCCGAGGAGCTGCGCGCGATGAACGCGCAGCGCGGCCGCTGCATCGACGAGATCGGTGACGCCGGCGTCGACGCGGTCCTCTACGCCTGCCTGGTCGCCCTCATGGCCCAGGGCCACACCGACGGCGTCGGCGAGCACGAGCGCACCGAGCAGGCCGCCACCGCCCAGCTCGCCGCACGCGGGTTCGGCGCGCACGTCGTGTCCAGCGCCGGCGCGCTCGTCCACGCCCTGCGGGCGACCGGCGCCGAGCGGGTCGCGCTGGTCATGCCCTACCTGCGCCCGGTCGCGGAGCTCGTCGTCGGCTACCTCGAGGCGGAGGGCGTCACGGTGACCGACTGGCGGGCCCTCGAGGTCGCCGACAACGCCCAGGTCGGGTGCCTGCCCGGCCACCGCGTCCTCGGTGCCGCCCGTGCTCTCGACCTTGCCGGCGCCGACGCGCTCGTCCTGTCGGCCTGCGTGCAGATGCCGTCGCTGCCCCTGGTCCAGGCGGCCGAGGACGAGTTCGGGCTGCCGGTCCTGTCGGCGGCCACCGCGGGTGCGTTCACCCTGCTCGACCGGCTCGGGCTCGCGGTGGACCTGCCCGGCGCCGGTCGCCTCCTGACCCGCGACGCGAAGGTGGGTGCCTGA